A portion of the Vulpes vulpes isolate BD-2025 chromosome 5, VulVul3, whole genome shotgun sequence genome contains these proteins:
- the CCDC71L gene encoding coiled-coil domain-containing protein 71L, translating into MRRSVKRRRRRPPAAPAPAPAARGGGLRAGGGAEPEAREEKVVYSRSQLSLADSTETLGDAFKLLVPRSTEFMSSDAELWSFLCSLKHQFSPHILRSKDVYGYASCRALVPDPPPPPAARRHSRGPAARRRRRGARPAAARRRKPPPPPPPPPPPLSPPPLSLSLSPPPSPPPPAPAAPAAPGPCFGGRSLEEIWRAATPTLTTFPTIRVGGDVWGERSLAAARRRARQVLRVNLEPVVRLRRFPVPRA; encoded by the coding sequence ATGCGGCGCAGCGTCAAGAGGCGGCGGCGCcggcccccggccgccccggccccggccccggccgcccgggGCGGCGGCCTCCGGGCCGGAGGAGGGGCCGAGCCCGAGGCGCGGGAGGAGAAGGTGGTGTACTCGCGGTCGCAACTGTCGCTGGCCGACAGCACCGAGACGCTGGGCGACGCCTTCAAGCTGCTGGTGCCCCGCAGCACGGAGTTCATGAGCTCGGACGCGGAGCTCTGGAGCTTCCTCTGCAGCCTCAAGCACCAGTTCTCGCCGCACATCCTGCGCAGCAAGGACGTCTACGGCTACGCCTCCTGCCGGGCCCTGGTGCCCgacccgccgccgccccccgccgcccgccgccacTCGCGCGGCCCGGCCGCCAGGAGGAGGCGCCGCGGAGCCCGGCCGGCCGCCGCCCGCCGGAGgaagccgcccccgcccccgccgccgccgcccccgccgctgTCCCCGCCGCCGCTGTCGCTGTCGCTGTCcccgccgccgtccccgccgccgcccgcccccgccgcccccgccgcccccgggcccTGCTTCGGCGGCCGCAGCCTGGAGGAGATCTGGAGGGCGGCCACCCCGACGCTGACCACCTTCCCCACCATCCGCGTCGGCGGCGACGTGTGGGGCGAGCGCAGCCTGGCGGCGGCGCGGCGCCGAGCGCGCCAGGTGCTGCGAGTGAACCTGGAACCCGTGGTGAGGCTCCGCCGCTTCCCGGTGCCCCGGGCGTGA